The DNA sequence GGGACTTGAAtgtagtggtgatgatgtatgaaggtggtggtgatgtatgaaggtggtggtgatgtatgaaggtggtggtgatgtatgaaGGTGGTGGCGAtgtatgaaggtggtggtgatgtatgaaggtggtggtgatgtatgaaggtggtggtgatgtatgaaggtggtggtgatgtatgaaggtggtggtgatgtatgaaggtggtggtgatgtatgaaggtggtggtgatgtatgaaggtggtggtgatgtatgaaggtggtggtggtggtgatgtatgaaggtggtggtgatgtatgaaggtggtggtgatgtatgaaggtggtggtgatgtatgaaggtggtggtgatgtatgaaggtggtggtgatgtatgaaGGTGGTGGCGATGTATGAAGGTGGTGGCGAtgtatgaaggtggtggtgatgtatgaaggtggtggtgatgtatgaaGGTGGTGGCGATGTATGAAGGTGGTGGCGATGTATGAAGGTGGTGGCGAtgtatgaaggtggtggtggtggtgatgtatgaaGGTGGTGGCGAtgtatgaaggtggtggtggtggtgatgtatgaaggtggtggtgatgtatgaaggtggtggtgatgtatgaaGGTGGTGGCGATGTATGAAGGTGGTGGCGAtgtatgaaggtggtggtgatgtatgaaGGTGGTGGcgatgttgtatttttttttctttgctggccTGCtgacctccatccatccctgtggTGACGATGTGGTGACGTCAGTCCTTGGAGCAGCACAGCAGGGCTGCAGGACCGTCGGGCTGTGGCCTCACGATATCCGAGTggtgtcttcttcctcttttgcaTGGCACTAAGGCACTGGgagtctttccttccttccttccttccttccttctttccttccttccttcctttcttttttccttccttccctgtcgtTCCCTGTCCGGCAGTCGCTGACAGGAAACAGGGGAGTGTTTGGGAGTCACCTGCTTGGGCAAGTGGAGGACAGTGCGGGAACCGATACCGGTATAGACCATTTAAATTATCACTGATACTGGTTTGAGAACTAATACTGATATAGGCCGTGCTAAAACTGATACTGGTCTGGACCAGGATCACGGGTGTGACATTGTGCCATGAGGATGGCGGTTTCCACAAGGTTGCGCTATATCCCGACaataaagattttctttttttgacttcTGAGACAAGCAGTAAACCACAGCCTCATCAACTTTcttctgcaaaaaaaaagaaaaagaaaaaaaaaaagcggcaacTATCCCAGTTATGGAAGTCAAACCTGTGGCGACGTGAACATCGCTGAAAGGGAAAATGATAATGTGGGCTTCAACTTCCGAGGAAAACTCGATATTACGACTTGTGGAAACACTTCTGGGAAGACCTGTGGGAAGATCCTGGACTGGTGAGAAAGCCAACTGGAAGACCTGTGGTAAGACCTGTTTCAAGACCACAGGGAAGGCCTATGGGAAAACTGGTGGGAAGACTCATAGGAAGACCTATTTAAAGACCTGTGAGAAGACCTATGGGATGACCTATGGGAAGACTGGTGAAAAGACCAGTAGAAGACCGCTGTGAAGATCTGCAGAAAGACCAACGGAAAGACTACCGGAAGACCATTgggaagacagactggaagactttcAAGAAGACCGGTgggaagacagactggaagactttcAAGAAGACCATTgggaagacagactggaagactttcAAGAAGACCGGTgggaagacagactggaagacttttACAGAAGACCTAGACTGGAAGACTTTCAAGAAGACCGATGGGAAGACAGGCTGGAAGACTTTTACAGAAGACCTAGACTAGGAGACTTTCAAGAAGACTGATgggaagacagactggaagacttttACAGAAGACCTAGACTAGGAGACTTTCAAGAAGACCGATGgaaagacagactggaagactactGGAAGACTTTTACAGAAGACCTAGACTAGGAGACTTTCAAGAAGACCGATaggaagacagactggaagactttcAAGAAGACTGATGGGAAACTCGAAGACTTTCAAGAAGACCGATgggaagacagactggaagactttcAAGAAGACCGGTgggaagacagactggaagactttcAAGAAGACCGGTgggaagacagactggaagactactGGAAGACTTTCAAGAAGACCGATgggaagacagactggaagactttcAAGAAGACCGATgggaagacagactggaagactttcAAGAAGACCGGTgggaagacagactggaagactttcAAGAAGACCGATgggaagacagactggaagacttttACAGAAGACCTAGACTAGGAGACTTTCAAGAAGACCGATGgaaagacagactggaagactttcAAGAAGACCGATGGGAGACTGGAAGACTTTCAAGAAGACCGGTgggaagacagactggaagactttcAAGAAGACCGATGGGAGACTGGAAGACTTTCAAGAAGACCGGTgggaagacagactggaagactttcAAGAAGACCGGTgggaagacagactggaagactttcAAGAAGACCGATgggaagacagactggaagacttttAAAGAAGACCGGTgggaagacagactggaagactttcAAGAAGACCGGTgggaagacagactggaagactttcAAGAAGACCGGTgggaagacagactggaagactttcAAGAAGACAAGTGGGAAGACCTAACGACCCCTGGACAACCCTACAAGAGGAgtgcagagttaaaaaaaaaaaaaaaaaaaatcggacactcctgaaagcaggagagagagaggggggggggagataaagaaagcAGCGGCAGGGATAGTGGGTCATacactcccctcccaccttccaacccctacctccctccccctctctcctaactcccaccaccccccaccccctgcccccaaaatAAAACACGCCCCCAGCCAAGGACCcaacgaagaaggaaggaaaacgcaagaaggaagaacagaaggaCGGAAGGTGGTGTGGCTAGAAAGTCAGAAAAggtgggtggtgaggtgaggtgaggagtctttagctgttgtcgttgttgttgctgatgttgttgcttcagacctcccccccccctaacctccacccttcctgtctctctctctctctctaagactcCCAGTAGTACTGTGGCAGCGCGTTCAGGTAGTCCAGCAGAATGTCCCAGTAGCCCGGGGCCACTAGTCATCCGTAGCCGCACTTCTGGCAGACGAGGAACACGCCGAGGGTCCTGCAGTTGCAGTACTTCTGAAACAGCTTGCGCTTGTAGCGGCAGAACTTGCGCAGCACGCGGTCCACGGAGGTGAAGGTGTCGATGGACGTGATGGAGTTCCGCAGCTGACCTGGGTGAACGATATAGACGACTCACCGTTTATATACATACAGTCAAAACgtagcgagagagcgagagcgagagcgagagagagcgagagagagagagagagagagagagagagagagagagagagagagagagagagagagaaaacaacagcaaaaaaaaaacaacacacaataaaatgTAACTATATATATAGTTATGTCGACAAATGATTGAATAGGTGAGTggttgggtgaatggatggatgtatgtatgaataaatgaatgaacgaacgaacgaatcaaaGTATGATTAAATGAGTGAAATAAGATTACATACGTACATAtctacattcatacatacaagaacacacacacacacacacacacacacacacacacacacacacacatgaaggaatGAACGAGAAAGAATGAATCGTTAGATTAAATttaatcaaattaaatcaaattagactgttatcattactgttatcattattatcatcatcatcatcaatgttatcattatcatcatcatcatcatcatcatcatcattattgtcacacACGATCATtctcatcactatcattatcatctgtCATTATTACAACCCGCACTGACCTGCCGTGTGAACGAGAAAGAATGAATCGTTAGATTAAAATTAagtaaatcaaattaaatcaaatctgattattatcataaccgttatcattatcatcaatgttatcatcatcatcatcatcattgtcacgcACGATCattctcatcaccatcattatcattatgtcatTATTTCAACCCGCACTAACCTGCAGTCTGACAGCCATGACCGTTGTTCTGACAGAAGCGGGCCTGGCTCTTGGCGTAGGACGTCTTGATCATCTTCCTCTTGGGCACGTGCGCCCGGCACGTGAAGCGGAACCTCTGCTCAAAGTACCCGCCGGACGTCCGGTTGGTCTGGATCCACTCCGTCCAGGGGGAGATCCGGGAGATCTCTGGACACGGGGAAGTAGGTAGGTTGgtgagtgggtaggtaggtaggtaggtagataggtgtgtaggtaggtaggcaagtgtataggtaggtaggtaggtaggtaggttggtgggtagggtaggtatgtatgtatgtaggtaggagGGTAGGTAGGGCAGGAAGGTAGGTCATACCTTGGTAGGTAGGTGGGTCGGGAGATAGCTATGTAGGTACGTACACAGGTACGCACatacctatgtatgtgtgtgtcccctaCTCCCAGCAGTGTAAAGCATCCTCCATCGTTCTccaatatctacacacacacacacacaccccaccccaatccctacctaaacacacccaaacacatcccccaacacacacactcactcactcttcttcccactctctcaaacacacacacacacacacacacacacacacacacacacacacacacactcccacccactctcatatacatacacacacactccaacctctctctcctcaaacacacgcactcactcctacccactgtccccccccccctctctctctctcacacacacacacacacacacacacacacacacacacacaacacaccacacctacacagaTATCCATCCACGTCAGtagcaccccccaccaccaccacccaaccccacccccactcacacacccccacccccacccccaccccccacacgacTCACCGTCACAGTCGTGGGTGTTGCACATGCGCCACTCCTGTCGATTACCGCTGCAGTAGTGGCCCCCTCGGCTGGGTTTGGGGCGGGAGCAGGTGCGACGCCGGGTTTGAATCCCTCCACTGCACTCCTTAGTGCAGGCGCTCCACCCAGACCACACGGCCCAGTGCCCGTTCACTGGGGGCActgcacatatgtatatatatatatataaaaatatatatatatatgatagtcagtcgtgtccgactatgaccatcagaacagcacatgaggcaactgctgttccgactatctgggctagaatttgatcatagtggagagtgtcttgcccaagttacatccccactctctcggccaagagggttttaggacagtcggcgttgggatggttcccaaaggccaactagcccacaaggctgcagcactaagagccagtgcaattttgcctcctagtttgagagtcatagtccttgacaaaaagactaagctgtaaatggtttcccattgactggagaaaccattgataatacagctctcactttgctgttggcccaaatgtaaacttacgtcaatctgtgatataagccgagtgttgggcactgcacaacacacacacacacacacacacacacacacacacacacacacacaccgctgattGCTCAACTTCCGTTTCCGTttagtttccagtttcagtttcatgtagctcaaggaggcgtcactgcgttcggacaaacccatatacgctactgacaccacatctgccaagcacggcagatatctgcctgaccagcagcgtaacccaacgcgcttagtcgaggccttgagaaaaaatttaaaaaagtaatagataaatacataaaaagaactactactactaatgataatatgtacaaggcgcaacaacttgatgaagtcaacaataagcgtacaaaaaaaaaaaaaaaaaaaaaaaaactactactaataataataataaataacgaacacacacacacacacacacacacacacacacacacacacacacacacacctttctatctatctgtatctagtTTAAGtttaacgtacacacacacacacacacatctacctacccacctatctatttatctatgtatatgcatatatatgcacacatatatctagctagctatcagtctctctctcccccccccctctctctctctctctctctctctgtatatgaacAACAGTAGACTTGGCATGTCTTTGGAAACTTGTAATCTAAAAGCAGCAAAAATTTTCGCTGTGTAACAGCTTCTCCGGGCAAAGACCgatgtgccccccccctcccccctcccacacacacatccccagctaaccccctcccccccgtttccccccaaccaccacacgcacacaaacaaaacacatccccacctacccccaccccacacccctttaccgcccccccccctccccactcacatgGACAGGGCAGAAGGCCAGGGCAGGCAACCTTCTCGGTGTCTTtgcccacacacgcacgccccccgAACTTTGGGGGCGGGTTGCCGCACTGCCGTTTCCGGTCCCGGAAGGCGAAGCCACACGTCTGAGTGCAGGCCGACCACGGGGACCACTCCGTCCACTTGCCGTGAACTGAAAACATCCACACgccatgtagacacacacacgccatgtagacagaaagagagagacggtggatagagacagcaagagagcaaaaaagagacatagggagagagcgagagagtgagagagaaagagtgaagttGATATAGAGAGAGTGCGTTCACATGagtgagtgaacgtgagagttgcagcccacgaacagagaagaagaagaagaagaagaagaagaagaacaagaagaacaacaacaacaacaacaacaacaagtcaacaacaacaacaacaagtctcaCTTGTGCAATTGGTCACTTCAATGGTCGCTCCGCCGCAGGGCCTGCCGCCATTGGTTGGTTTGGGGCTGTCACATGACCTGGCCCTGCACAGACAGTGGTCCACAGCCGTGTCCCCGCCCACCTGCTGGCACCTGGACCAATCAGACCACTCCGACCACCGGCCGTCCTCTGTGCCAACAGCACATCACCCCACCAGTGCAGATGTTAGAGTGGTTGGCCACGAAGATGGATACTTATTACTACGCCCAAAGCTCAAGTTTCCTATAATAATGTAGTTACATGTGTATCTGTTATTTACAAAATGAACATGTGTTGTGTGCGCATGAGTGAATGTTTGGgcttgcacgcgtgtgtgtgtgtatgtgcgtgtgtgtgtgtgtgtttgcgtttgtgtatgtgtatgtatgtctgtgtctttgtgtgtcgtgcgtgcgtgcgtgcgtgcacgctcgtgtgtgtgtgtgtgtgtgtgtgtgtgtgtgtgtgtgtgtgtgtgtgtgtgtgtgtgtcgtcgacagacaaacataaaaagagacagtgtcacagacagacagacacacagacagacacacagaccaaaacAGAGAGTACATCTGCAGCATATTTTCAGACCAGTACAgataacccccctctcccccccccccctccccccccaaccaaacacacacacacaagtttcaagtttcaagttttaattataaTTTCACTCcgattggagtatggaggattactgcaaaataaacttttcatgcccagaacaaattatttccaaatacacaacaatgtcacataaaaattgagaaaacacaaatgtcttttaactgcAAGAGTATAactgggcaacatttgcaaatctaatcatcttacttacagctaaaatgacttcttctttttttttgcctcctccaagcatattacaaaaattaaaaaccgattttggagacaaatattttttttttggaacatatctatttcgtaactgatcataattgggacattccatcacacatcacacatacaacacacacacacacacacacacacacacacacacacacacacacacacacacaggcatcgaGAGGACAGGCATACAAACAAAACGCCCAGCTGTGGGCtgtggggtaggaggaggaggagtgacgtACCCGGGGTGTCCAGGGAGGGGCAGGCAGAGATGTCCTGCTCCCAGAAATCGGCGTGGGGGTTGCCCTCGGGGGGCGGGGTGCACTCTCCCCGCAGGCTGTCCCACCCGCAGTACGGGTCCCGGGCAGACACAcacgacctgcacacacacacacacacacacacacacatcacacacacacacacatcacacacacgcaaacacacatacaacacacacacgtagacacagacagacacaggcacagacacacacacacatacacacaacacacacacacacacacaatgatgtagTTGGAATGGTCTGGTTCATTGTAAATGTTGTTGACCTTCCCCCTCGCCCGTCAAACACCAgcgcactacacttcactacactatactacactacaccacatcacactacactttattacacacaacacaacactgcactccacactacactacactaaaccatactgcatcacactacactataccaaagcacattacattacacttgaccacactgcactacacacaacaccacagcacagcacagcacaccactctacactacactaccaccaccccaccccaccccacaccacatcacaccagaccatccactaccccaccccaccccacaccacgccacaccaccaccaccaccaccaccaccaccaccaccccaccccaccccacagcacaccacgccacaccaccaccaccaccaccaccccaccccacaccatccactATCCTACCCAActcaaccccaccacaccccacaccaccccaccccaccccaccccaccccaaccacaccacaccacaccccacaccacaccagaccatcCACtatcccacccaacccaaccccaccacaccccacaccgccccaccacacccataccaccaccacaccacaccacaccaccaacccactaccacaccccacaccaccacccaaacccacccaaccaccacaccacaccaccccaccccgccccaccaccacaccacaccaccccacgccaccaccaccccacaccgccccacaccaccccacaccactcacctgctGTCCCTGAAGCGGCTGCAGCGCTGCACCGGCACCTTGAGAATGTTGCCGTCTGTGGCCAGGTAGATGgcgccctgcaacacacacacacacacacacacacacacacacacacacacacacacacacaccaacatacaggtGTCGGCTCCCTCACACCCTgtacctgtggagtgatggcctagaggtaacgcgtccgcctaggaagcgagagaaaaattgaccgcgctggttcgaatcacgtctcagccgccgatattttctccccctccactagaccttgagtggtggcctggacgcttagtcattcggatgagacgataaaccgaggtcccgtgtgctagcatgcacttagcgcacgtaaaagaacccacggcaacaaaagggttgttcctggcaaaattctgttgaaaaatccacttcaataggaaaaacaaacaaaaacaaaaaataaacaaaaaaaaactgcacgcaggaaaaaatacaagaaaaaaaaaagaaaaaaaaaagaaaaaagaggggtggcgctgtagtatagcgacacgctctccctggggagagcagcccgaatttcacacagagaaatctgttgtgataaaaaagaaatacaaatcatcatcatcatcatcatcatcactatcatcatcatcatgatcacaccCTGgacctgtatcatcatcatcattatcatcatcatcatcatcgtcatcaccatcatcatcatgatcacatccTGTACCTGtaccatcttcatcatctccatcttcagcaccaccacgatcaccatcattatcatcatcacccatcatcatcatcatcatcatcatcatcatcacaccacctgtgcacacatatctatatcctatacgcacatgcacacacacacgccaacacataccaacacacacatatacagacatacatgcacacacacacaccaacacaaacacacacacacacacacacacaacgcacacacatacacacacatccccccaacacaaacacacacaaccccctaacacacacacacacacccccccaacacacacacacacacacactcactaccccaacacacacacacacacacacacacacacacccaacaccaacacactcacacacaccttggAGGGAGACAGCTTCATGGCCTTGACAGGCCTGGGATGACCGTTGGGGACGATCTTCATCTCCTCCACAAGACACGTcacgggaggggcgggggcggaggaggaggaggaggaggagggggagggcgggagacGCATCATCTTCTGGATCTTCCCGTTTTCCGTGGCCAGGAACAGCACGTCCACCAGGTCCCTCTTACTGACCACGTGGTCCACCACGAGGTGAGTCCACCTGCaggcacacaaagagagggggtggcgtgGAAACAGGTGGTGaagggccttcttcttcttcttcttctttgttcgttatgttgttctgtgctgtgctgtgctgtgccgtgccgtgctgtgctgtgccgtggcgTGCCAGATAGTACACCCTGCCTCCATTCAGCCCATTGTGGTGAAGGAACAAGggcgattttattttattttattttattttgtacgcttatagttgacttcatcaagtttttgtgccttatacatattattattattagtagtagttcttcttcttttttttttttaatgtttttatcttttcctttttttttctcaaggcctgactacgcgcgttgggttacactgctgggggggtgtggtggtgggggggagggggtgatgaggagaagggttaagatgtcatgtgtgtgtctgtgtacagtgtgtgtgtgtgtgtgtgtgtgtgtgtgtgggggggaagggggggtaaggatcaaaggtgtgtgtgtgtgtgtacagtgtgtgtgtgtgtgtgtgtgtgtgtgtgtgtgtgtgtgtgtgcaatgtgtgtgcaatgtgtgtgtgtgtgtgtgtgtgtgtgtgtgtaggatcaaagatatgtgtgtgtgttcttatcaaAAAGCACTTTTCCACAGAATaatgccacggacaacccttgcTTTTGTAGTAGGTTCTATTACGTCCGCTAAGGGcaagctacacacgggaccttgggttATCGTcccattcgaatgactagcgtccaaaccaccactccaaagtctagcggaggggggcggggcggagggggggacaTACAGGCGAGAGTGCGATTCGATCCCGTGCTCTCAAATCCTCTCGCTTCCAGTACTCCAGCATGCCATGGGGTGATGATGTTTGTAAAGGCACTGTGCCCTTCTGGTTCCTTCACCACAATGGGCTGAATGGAGGCAGGGTGTACTGTctggcacggcacagcacggcacggcacggcagagcacagcacagcacagcacaacacaacgcgggttaacgcagcacagcacagcacagcacaacacaacacaacacagcacagcacagcacagcacagcacagcacagcacagcacagcataacaaaaacaacaccacaccacaccgcacagcacagcacagcacagcacagcaccgcaccgcaccgcaccgcaccgcaccgcacaacacaacacaacacaacacaacacaacacaacacaacacaacacaacacaacacaacacaccccacaccacaccaccccacaccacaccccacaccacaccacaccacaccacaccacaccacaccacaccacaccacagcacaacacaacacagcacaacacaacacaacacaacacaacacaacacaacacaacacaacacgccacaccacaccacaccacaccacaccacacaccacaccacaccacaccacaccgcacaacacaccacaccacaccacaccacaccacaccacaccacacagcacagcacagcacagcacagcacaacacagcacaacaacacaacacaacacaacacagcacagcacagcataacaaaaacaacacaacacaacacagcacaccacaccacaacacaccacaccacaccacaccacacagcacagcacagcacagcacagcacagcacagcacagcacagcacaacacaacgcagcacaacaacacaacacaacacagcacaacacaaccacaacaacacagcacaacacagcacagtacaacacaacacatcaacacaacacagcacaacacaacacaacacatcaacacaacacaacacaacacaacacaaccacaacaacacagcacagtacaacacagcacaacacagcacagtacaacacaacacaacacatcaacacaacacaacacaacacaaccacaacaacacagcacaacacagcacagtacaacacaacacaacacatcaacacaacacaacacaacacaacacaaccacaacaacacagcacaacacagcacagtacaacacaacacaacacatcaacacaacacaacacaacacaacacaaccacaacaacacagcacaacacagcacagtacaacacaacacaacacatcaacacaacacaacacaacacaacacaaccacaacaacacagcacagcacagcacagcacagcacagcacaaccacaacaacacagcacaacacagcacaacacagcacagcacaacacagcacaacacaacacaaccacaacaacacaaccacaaccacaacaacacagcacaacacaacacagcacagcacaccacaacacaccacaccacaccacacaccacaccacacaagacagcacaccacagcacagcataacaaaaacaacacaacacaacacagcacagcacaccacaacacaccacaccacacagcacaacacagcacaccacagcacaacacagcacaacacagcacacagtacctTTCCTGCTCCCTGACCACAATGGGCTGTAAGGTATCGGGCTGAACAGCCTGGTCCATCAACTGGTATTTCTGGGCCATCACCAGCCGGGCAGGGGACTTCTCTGAGGACCGCTTGGACGCCCCGCTCTCTGCCACACATTTCTGATAACCCGAAcagcatgcacacagagatatacacacacacgcacgcacgcacgcacgcaagcatgcatgcacacacactcacacacacacacacatacacacacacacgcgcgcacacacacacacacacacacacacacagagtcagcatGGGTTTTACAGCGACACATTtttacctgtctttctttttgtatctgtttatctatctatatttccttctctctttcgcaaattaacatacacgcgcgcgctcgcacacacacacacacacacacacacacacacacacacacacacacacacacacacacacacatgcacacaaagagacagagagaaagagagacagaaacagagacagaaagacacacagacagacacagacagaaagataca is a window from the Babylonia areolata isolate BAREFJ2019XMU chromosome 15, ASM4173473v1, whole genome shotgun sequence genome containing:
- the LOC143290239 gene encoding semaphorin-5A-like isoform X2; its protein translation is MMATLVALCRVLVLLSVICIQGLCFSSVSLQELLQEGWRYENANLEGYTQLVVDEWRDQLLVGARDQLLRLSLGNLTVLEATDWRSPPDIQSDCVNSGQNKATCHNFVRVLLLHKDNKVFTCGTNSYSPTCTWRPADSLSEVEGGISGKAICPYSPLHNTTALMTGKGELYTATIIDKLARDPSINRNLGTAPSLRTEQMNSKWLNEPSFVSTYEFGNFVYFFFREIAVEYINCGKKVYSRAARVCKTDRGGTILLEGKWTTFHKARLNCSMPGNFPFYFDELQSTYYSEDEQLVYAVFSTPPNSIAGSAVCAYSMSALEDVFNGPFKHQKDSMSAWMRHENGHPETRKCVAESGASKRSSEKSPARLVMAQKYQLMDQAVQPDTLQPIVVREQERWTHLVVDHVVSKRDLVDVLFLATENGKIQKMMRLPPSPSSSSSSSAPAPPVTCLVEEMKIVPNGHPRPVKAMKLSPSKGAIYLATDGNILKVPVQRCSRFRDSRSCVSARDPYCGWDSLRGECTPPPEGNPHADFWEQDISACPSLDTPEDGRWSEWSDWSRCQQVGGDTAVDHCLCRARSCDSPKPTNGGRPCGGATIEVTNCTIHGKWTEWSPWSACTQTCGFAFRDRKRQCGNPPPKFGGRACVGKDTEKVACPGLLPCPLPPVNGHWAVWSGWSACTKECSGGIQTRRRTCSRPKPSRGGHYCSGNRQEWRMCNTHDCDEISRISPWTEWIQTNRTSGGYFEQRFRFTCRAHVPKRKMIKTSYAKSQARFCQNNGHGCQTAGQLRNSITSIDTFTSVDRVLRKFCRYKRKLFQKYCNCRTLGVFLVCQKCGYG
- the LOC143290239 gene encoding semaphorin-5A-like isoform X1, which produces MTSSQEVDGSSSDVDAPPLFRADSQGRNSRRHRYHSNGTSSSPRQTLDRRPWCDVRRTWWGLECGWGRRETPPGVVRRRRRESGSRVGLWCVTLALALTLWFGEVRVAEAVGARDTGGDVEDFRFTGYEELLQEGWRYENANLEGYTQLVVDEWRDQLLVGARDQLLRLSLGNLTVLEATDWRSPPDIQSDCVNSGQNKATCHNFVRVLLLHKDNKVFTCGTNSYSPTCTWRPADSLSEVEGGISGKAICPYSPLHNTTALMTGKGELYTATIIDKLARDPSINRNLGTAPSLRTEQMNSKWLNEPSFVSTYEFGNFVYFFFREIAVEYINCGKKVYSRAARVCKTDRGGTILLEGKWTTFHKARLNCSMPGNFPFYFDELQSTYYSEDEQLVYAVFSTPPNSIAGSAVCAYSMSALEDVFNGPFKHQKDSMSAWMRHENGHPETRKCVAESGASKRSSEKSPARLVMAQKYQLMDQAVQPDTLQPIVVREQERWTHLVVDHVVSKRDLVDVLFLATENGKIQKMMRLPPSPSSSSSSSAPAPPVTCLVEEMKIVPNGHPRPVKAMKLSPSKGAIYLATDGNILKVPVQRCSRFRDSRSCVSARDPYCGWDSLRGECTPPPEGNPHADFWEQDISACPSLDTPEDGRWSEWSDWSRCQQVGGDTAVDHCLCRARSCDSPKPTNGGRPCGGATIEVTNCTIHGKWTEWSPWSACTQTCGFAFRDRKRQCGNPPPKFGGRACVGKDTEKVACPGLLPCPLPPVNGHWAVWSGWSACTKECSGGIQTRRRTCSRPKPSRGGHYCSGNRQEWRMCNTHDCDEISRISPWTEWIQTNRTSGGYFEQRFRFTCRAHVPKRKMIKTSYAKSQARFCQNNGHGCQTAGQLRNSITSIDTFTSVDRVLRKFCRYKRKLFQKYCNCRTLGVFLVCQKCGYG